In Candidatus Limnocylindrales bacterium, a single window of DNA contains:
- a CDS encoding carboxymuconolactone decarboxylase family protein, producing MKIFTEAVVWLSLVVSACTQADKTAATPRSNTVLPGLTPEDIRMVSPALERYMQGTLLGDLWKRPDLSPRDRSIVTIAVLIARNQAIEMPYHFNLALDNGVKPGEISEIITHLAFYSGWVNAMSAVAVAKDVFSKRGIGSDQLPPASGELLPLDETAEAQRAARVEQDVGPVAPGLVQYTSDVLFRDLWLRPALVPRDRSLVTVSALIASGQVAQIPYHLNRAMDNGLTKAQVSEVLTHLAFYAGWPNVFSAIPVVKGVFEKRPN from the coding sequence ATGAAAATTTTTACTGAGGCAGTTGTGTGGCTTTCCTTAGTGGTCTCCGCCTGCACCCAGGCGGACAAGACAGCAGCTACACCAAGATCGAATACTGTTCTACCAGGGCTGACACCTGAGGATATTCGGATGGTCTCACCGGCACTCGAGCGATACATGCAAGGCACTCTTCTGGGTGATCTATGGAAGCGTCCGGATCTATCCCCGCGAGACCGCAGCATTGTTACCATAGCGGTCCTGATTGCGCGTAATCAGGCGATCGAGATGCCATACCATTTCAACCTGGCGCTGGATAACGGCGTCAAACCAGGTGAGATTTCTGAGATTATCACGCATCTTGCGTTCTACTCTGGCTGGGTAAATGCTATGTCGGCGGTCGCAGTCGCGAAAGATGTTTTCAGTAAGCGTGGAATCGGATCGGATCAGCTTCCACCGGCCTCGGGTGAACTTCTTCCCCTCGACGAGACTGCCGAGGCGCAACGCGCGGCTCGTGTTGAGCAGGATGTCGGTCCAGTAGCACCGGGCCTTGTGCAGTATACCAGTGACGTGCTTTTCCGTGACCTCTGGCTACGTCCGGCCTTGGTACCTCGGGACCGGAGCCTGGTGACTGTCAGCGCCCTCATCGCCTCAGGTCAGGTCGCGCAAATCCCGTATCACCTCAATAGGGCAATGGATAATGGCCTAACGAAGGCCCAAGTCTCTGAGGTGCTCACACACCTGGCCTTTTATGCGGGGTGGCCTAACGTTTTTTCCGCAATACCGGTTGTCAAGGGCGTCTTTGAGAAACGTCCCAACTAG
- a CDS encoding arabinose transporter: MSDNASRQPTATDIPIMAVLLAIMAAVFVMYLVIGFALPVIPLYVHQGLGLGTFVVGLVAGAQYAATLVSRLWSGHYADNRGAKYSVVASLLVAAAAGLLYLLSLRFVGTPVTSVSILLVGRAVLGVAESLITVGAFVWGLALVGPQNTGKVMAWVGVAMYVAYAVGAPTGTALYAGYGFAAIALVTTLIPLVTLLLVAPLRPIAPMSQTRPGFTRVVGAVWVPGLGLALGSIGFGATTTFIVLLFAQQGWGLAWLALTAFSIVFVIGRVVFGHLPDRIGGARVALVCVLIEAAGQALIWLAPRPTLALFGAVLTGLGYSLVYPGFGVEAVRRAPPENHGLATGAYTAFLDLALGLANPALGLVASGAGLRAVFLVSTLIVMCSAVIAVRLINAPMTTP, translated from the coding sequence ATGTCCGATAACGCTTCCCGACAACCTACGGCGACGGATATTCCCATCATGGCGGTACTGCTGGCGATCATGGCTGCGGTCTTTGTAATGTACCTTGTCATCGGTTTTGCGCTGCCGGTAATTCCGCTTTATGTGCATCAGGGCCTTGGTCTCGGTACCTTCGTGGTCGGTCTCGTCGCCGGCGCGCAGTACGCCGCGACCTTGGTCTCACGGCTGTGGTCAGGCCACTATGCCGACAACCGGGGCGCGAAGTACTCAGTCGTCGCCAGTTTGCTGGTTGCCGCGGCGGCGGGTCTCCTCTACCTTCTATCGCTCCGTTTCGTCGGCACTCCGGTAACATCAGTCTCAATCTTGCTGGTGGGTCGGGCCGTGCTCGGCGTGGCGGAGAGCCTTATCACGGTGGGGGCATTCGTCTGGGGACTGGCGCTCGTAGGACCACAGAACACGGGCAAGGTCATGGCCTGGGTGGGAGTGGCAATGTACGTTGCCTATGCGGTCGGCGCGCCGACCGGCACTGCTTTGTACGCTGGCTACGGCTTTGCAGCCATTGCACTTGTGACGACACTGATCCCCCTCGTCACCCTGCTACTCGTCGCACCGCTCCGCCCCATTGCGCCAATGTCCCAGACCCGCCCTGGATTCACGAGAGTCGTCGGTGCCGTTTGGGTACCAGGTCTCGGCCTGGCGCTCGGCAGCATCGGCTTCGGCGCTACCACAACGTTTATCGTTCTACTCTTTGCCCAACAGGGGTGGGGCCTGGCCTGGCTTGCTCTTACCGCTTTCAGCATTGTCTTCGTCATCGGGCGCGTTGTATTTGGCCATCTACCGGATAGGATCGGCGGCGCCAGGGTTGCGCTGGTCTGCGTGCTGATCGAAGCGGCTGGCCAGGCGCTGATCTGGCTTGCACCTCGGCCCACGCTGGCGTTGTTCGGGGCGGTGCTCACCGGCCTCGGCTACTCGCTCGTTTACCCCGGCTTTGGCGTGGAAGCGGTACGCCGCGCGCCGCCGGAAAATCATGGCCTCGCCACAGGGGCTTACACGGCTTTTCTCGACCTGGCGTTGGGACTCGCTAACCCTGCACTGGGGCTGGTTGCGAGCGGAGCCGGCTTAAGGGCGGTGTTCCTCGTCAGCACGCTGATCGTGATGTGTTCCGCGGTTATCGCCGTGCGGCTCATCAATGCACCGATGACCACCCCATGA